One Anser cygnoides isolate HZ-2024a breed goose chromosome 6, Taihu_goose_T2T_genome, whole genome shotgun sequence genomic region harbors:
- the SLC38A11 gene encoding putative sodium-coupled neutral amino acid transporter 11 isoform X1, translating to MERGGPELPAAAAPQIETDDQTALVSKSRNKGGNSNLASAGFNIINSIIGSGIIGLPYSMKEAGFPLGVLLLFGVAYITDYSIILLIKGGNLSSTNTYQELVRKTYGLIGYLILSTLQFLYPFIAMISYNIITGDTLTKVFLRIPGVGPDNILTDRHFIILLTTIIFTLPLSLYRDIAKLGKVSLISLILTIVILVIVMVRAVTLGPQVPKSENAWIFAKSNAVQAIGVMSFAFICHHNSFLIYGSLEEPTLNNWSRITHVSVSLAVVISVLFAACGYMTFTGYTEGDIFENYCRDDNLATFGRFCYGVTVILTFPLECFVTREVIANVFFHGNLSTVFHIVVTVIIIAVATGVSLVYDCLGIVLELNGVLSATPLVFIIPTACYLRLSKERWNHSDNLISCLILVIGGLVMTVGFVLTLLHPQECSHGKEMFYCFSSNVSFHNSTLPP from the exons ATGGAGCGTGGCGGGCCGGAGCTGCCGGCGGCCGCTGCCCCGCAG ATAGAAACAGATGACCAAACAGCTCTGGTTAGTAAGTCCAGGAATAAAGGAGGAAACAGTAATCTGGCATCGGCTGGATTTAACATTATCAACTCCATCATAGGATCAGGCATTATAG GGTTGCCATATTCAATGAAAGAAGCTGGTTTTCCCTTAGGCGTACTGCTTCTGTTTGGAGTTGCCTATATCACAG attaTTCCATTATATTACTGATAAAAGGAGGAAATCTGTCTAGTACCAACACCTATCAAGAGCTGGTCAGAAAAACATATGGTCTTATAGGTTATCTAATTCTTTCAACTCTTCAATTTTTATATCCATTTATTG ctATGATTAGTTACAACATAATAACTGGAGACACTTTAACTAAAGTTTTTTTGAGAATTCCTGGAG ttggaccagataatATACTTACAGATCGTCACTTCATAATTCTTCTTACCACCATCATCTTTACCTTGCCTTTATCTTTATATCGTGACATAGCAAAATTGGGAAAG GTATCTCTTATTTCTCTGATTTTAACCATTGTTATCCTGGTTATTGTGATGGTGAGGGCAGTAACATTGGGTCCACAGGT aCCCAAATCAGAAAATGCATGGATATTTGCAAAATCAAATGCAGTACAAGCCATTGGGGTGATGTCATTTG CATTCATCTGCCACCATAACAGCTTTTTAATATATGGCTCTCTGGAAGAACCCACGTTAAACAACTGGTCTCGAATCACACATGTGTCTGTCTCCCTTGCTGTTGTTATCAGTGTACTATTTGCTGCGTGTGGGTACATGACTTTTACAGGATACACAGAAG GAGATATATTTGAAAACTACTGTAGAGATGACAACCTTGCTACATTTGGGAGGTTTTGTTATGGAGTTACTGTAATTTTGACCTTCCCCCTTGAATGTTTTGTGACCAGAGAG GTGATTGCCAATGTGTTTTTCCATGGGAACCTCTCAACCGTTTTCCATATTGTTGTGACAGTAATTATCATTGCTGTGGCAACTGGTGTATCGTTAGTGTATGATTGCCTTGGAATAGTTTTAGAGCTGAAT GGAGTTCTGAGTGCTACCCCACTTGTTTTTATCATCCCAACAGCGTGTTATCTAAGGCTGTCCAAAGAGCGGTGGAACCATTCGGATAACCTCATATCCTGCCTGATTCTTGTTATTGGTGGGCTAGTGATGACAGTTGGGTTTGTTTTGACTCTTTTGCATCCCCAGGAATGTAgccatggaaaagaaatgttctACTGCTTCTCTAGTAATGTTTCTTTTCACAACAGTACACTTCCCCCTTAG
- the SLC38A11 gene encoding putative sodium-coupled neutral amino acid transporter 11 isoform X2, with translation MERGGPELPAAAAPQIETDDQTALVSKSRNKGGNSNLASAGFNIINSIIGSGIIGLPYSMKEAGFPLGVLLLFGVAYITAMISYNIITGDTLTKVFLRIPGVGPDNILTDRHFIILLTTIIFTLPLSLYRDIAKLGKVSLISLILTIVILVIVMVRAVTLGPQVPKSENAWIFAKSNAVQAIGVMSFAFICHHNSFLIYGSLEEPTLNNWSRITHVSVSLAVVISVLFAACGYMTFTGYTEGDIFENYCRDDNLATFGRFCYGVTVILTFPLECFVTREVIANVFFHGNLSTVFHIVVTVIIIAVATGVSLVYDCLGIVLELNGVLSATPLVFIIPTACYLRLSKERWNHSDNLISCLILVIGGLVMTVGFVLTLLHPQECSHGKEMFYCFSSNVSFHNSTLPP, from the exons ATGGAGCGTGGCGGGCCGGAGCTGCCGGCGGCCGCTGCCCCGCAG ATAGAAACAGATGACCAAACAGCTCTGGTTAGTAAGTCCAGGAATAAAGGAGGAAACAGTAATCTGGCATCGGCTGGATTTAACATTATCAACTCCATCATAGGATCAGGCATTATAG GGTTGCCATATTCAATGAAAGAAGCTGGTTTTCCCTTAGGCGTACTGCTTCTGTTTGGAGTTGCCTATATCACAG ctATGATTAGTTACAACATAATAACTGGAGACACTTTAACTAAAGTTTTTTTGAGAATTCCTGGAG ttggaccagataatATACTTACAGATCGTCACTTCATAATTCTTCTTACCACCATCATCTTTACCTTGCCTTTATCTTTATATCGTGACATAGCAAAATTGGGAAAG GTATCTCTTATTTCTCTGATTTTAACCATTGTTATCCTGGTTATTGTGATGGTGAGGGCAGTAACATTGGGTCCACAGGT aCCCAAATCAGAAAATGCATGGATATTTGCAAAATCAAATGCAGTACAAGCCATTGGGGTGATGTCATTTG CATTCATCTGCCACCATAACAGCTTTTTAATATATGGCTCTCTGGAAGAACCCACGTTAAACAACTGGTCTCGAATCACACATGTGTCTGTCTCCCTTGCTGTTGTTATCAGTGTACTATTTGCTGCGTGTGGGTACATGACTTTTACAGGATACACAGAAG GAGATATATTTGAAAACTACTGTAGAGATGACAACCTTGCTACATTTGGGAGGTTTTGTTATGGAGTTACTGTAATTTTGACCTTCCCCCTTGAATGTTTTGTGACCAGAGAG GTGATTGCCAATGTGTTTTTCCATGGGAACCTCTCAACCGTTTTCCATATTGTTGTGACAGTAATTATCATTGCTGTGGCAACTGGTGTATCGTTAGTGTATGATTGCCTTGGAATAGTTTTAGAGCTGAAT GGAGTTCTGAGTGCTACCCCACTTGTTTTTATCATCCCAACAGCGTGTTATCTAAGGCTGTCCAAAGAGCGGTGGAACCATTCGGATAACCTCATATCCTGCCTGATTCTTGTTATTGGTGGGCTAGTGATGACAGTTGGGTTTGTTTTGACTCTTTTGCATCCCCAGGAATGTAgccatggaaaagaaatgttctACTGCTTCTCTAGTAATGTTTCTTTTCACAACAGTACACTTCCCCCTTAG
- the SLC38A11 gene encoding putative sodium-coupled neutral amino acid transporter 11 isoform X3: MISYNIITGDTLTKVFLRIPGVGPDNILTDRHFIILLTTIIFTLPLSLYRDIAKLGKVSLISLILTIVILVIVMVRAVTLGPQVPKSENAWIFAKSNAVQAIGVMSFAFICHHNSFLIYGSLEEPTLNNWSRITHVSVSLAVVISVLFAACGYMTFTGYTEGDIFENYCRDDNLATFGRFCYGVTVILTFPLECFVTREVIANVFFHGNLSTVFHIVVTVIIIAVATGVSLVYDCLGIVLELNGVLSATPLVFIIPTACYLRLSKERWNHSDNLISCLILVIGGLVMTVGFVLTLLHPQECSHGKEMFYCFSSNVSFHNSTLPP; encoded by the exons ATGATTAGTTACAACATAATAACTGGAGACACTTTAACTAAAGTTTTTTTGAGAATTCCTGGAG ttggaccagataatATACTTACAGATCGTCACTTCATAATTCTTCTTACCACCATCATCTTTACCTTGCCTTTATCTTTATATCGTGACATAGCAAAATTGGGAAAG GTATCTCTTATTTCTCTGATTTTAACCATTGTTATCCTGGTTATTGTGATGGTGAGGGCAGTAACATTGGGTCCACAGGT aCCCAAATCAGAAAATGCATGGATATTTGCAAAATCAAATGCAGTACAAGCCATTGGGGTGATGTCATTTG CATTCATCTGCCACCATAACAGCTTTTTAATATATGGCTCTCTGGAAGAACCCACGTTAAACAACTGGTCTCGAATCACACATGTGTCTGTCTCCCTTGCTGTTGTTATCAGTGTACTATTTGCTGCGTGTGGGTACATGACTTTTACAGGATACACAGAAG GAGATATATTTGAAAACTACTGTAGAGATGACAACCTTGCTACATTTGGGAGGTTTTGTTATGGAGTTACTGTAATTTTGACCTTCCCCCTTGAATGTTTTGTGACCAGAGAG GTGATTGCCAATGTGTTTTTCCATGGGAACCTCTCAACCGTTTTCCATATTGTTGTGACAGTAATTATCATTGCTGTGGCAACTGGTGTATCGTTAGTGTATGATTGCCTTGGAATAGTTTTAGAGCTGAAT GGAGTTCTGAGTGCTACCCCACTTGTTTTTATCATCCCAACAGCGTGTTATCTAAGGCTGTCCAAAGAGCGGTGGAACCATTCGGATAACCTCATATCCTGCCTGATTCTTGTTATTGGTGGGCTAGTGATGACAGTTGGGTTTGTTTTGACTCTTTTGCATCCCCAGGAATGTAgccatggaaaagaaatgttctACTGCTTCTCTAGTAATGTTTCTTTTCACAACAGTACACTTCCCCCTTAG